The following are from one region of the Noviherbaspirillum sedimenti genome:
- a CDS encoding LacI family DNA-binding transcriptional regulator has protein sequence MISRHSKSQHALAAPADRRPVTAHEVARLAGVSQSAVSRTYTEGASVSPDTREKVMLAAKQLGYRPNLVARSLITGRSNIVGVTIPSLSNPFYSELLEALAEGFGEIGYRIMLFTTNPDRNSDPVLEEVLRYRVDALVLVASNLSSHFADECQQIGLPVVLLNRKTNSKMASSVTGENKSGATQIAAFLAASDHQRFAYIAGLENSSTNRDREKAFTDYLQEHGYATPIRVVGNYTAAGAVSATRELLNRKNRPDAIFCANDQMALAAINVARTEFNLAVGSQISVVGFDDSELAGWPIFGLTTYAQPVRLMVGRVVDIVKEALGDKGMAPVHETVKGRLVVRESARIPDKGISIIDGVKVWHQE, from the coding sequence ATGATCAGCAGGCATTCAAAAAGTCAACATGCGCTAGCAGCGCCAGCTGATCGTCGGCCCGTGACAGCGCATGAAGTTGCTCGGCTGGCAGGAGTGTCTCAATCTGCCGTTTCCCGCACGTATACGGAAGGGGCAAGCGTTTCGCCCGATACGCGGGAAAAGGTGATGCTGGCTGCCAAGCAGCTTGGCTATCGGCCCAACCTGGTGGCACGCTCCCTTATTACGGGGCGTTCCAATATTGTGGGCGTGACGATCCCGAGCCTGTCGAACCCCTTTTATTCCGAATTGTTGGAAGCGCTTGCAGAGGGCTTTGGTGAGATCGGCTATCGCATCATGCTCTTTACGACCAACCCTGATCGCAATTCGGATCCCGTATTGGAAGAGGTTCTGCGGTATCGCGTCGATGCGCTCGTCCTGGTTGCTTCGAATTTATCTTCGCATTTCGCCGACGAGTGTCAGCAGATTGGTTTGCCTGTCGTACTTCTCAATCGGAAAACCAATAGCAAGATGGCGTCCAGCGTCACGGGGGAAAACAAATCAGGCGCTACGCAGATCGCTGCTTTTCTTGCGGCGAGTGACCATCAGCGATTCGCTTATATCGCCGGCCTGGAAAACTCCTCGACCAATCGCGACCGGGAAAAAGCATTTACCGACTATCTGCAAGAGCATGGCTATGCTACGCCAATACGCGTGGTCGGCAACTATACGGCGGCCGGTGCCGTGTCGGCGACCAGGGAGCTGTTGAACCGGAAAAATCGGCCTGACGCCATTTTTTGCGCAAACGATCAAATGGCTTTGGCAGCAATTAACGTTGCCCGTACCGAATTTAACCTGGCAGTGGGTAGTCAAATTTCCGTCGTAGGATTTGATGACTCGGAATTGGCGGGATGGCCGATTTTTGGACTGACGACATACGCCCAGCCGGTCCGGTTAATGGTGGGACGTGTCGTGGATATCGTGAAAGAAGCCTTGGGAGATAAAGGAATGGCTCCCGTCCATGAGACGGTAAAGGGAAGGCTGGTCGTGCGGGAGTCTGCGCGTATTCCTGACAAGGGGATATCAATCATTGATGGTGTAAAAGTCTGGCACCAGGAATAA
- a CDS encoding diacylglycerol kinase encodes MKGQSFGKRLGFAINGLYLAFRRESSFRLQVFAAAGVLVVLLLTRPEIVWWVMGALAVGLVLVAELFNTALEVLADRIHPELHPEIRAVKDIAAGAVLVSSFVALLVAVAFLFR; translated from the coding sequence ATGAAGGGACAGTCGTTTGGAAAGCGGCTCGGATTTGCCATCAATGGCCTTTATCTGGCATTCCGCCGCGAATCCAGCTTCCGGTTGCAAGTATTTGCTGCCGCAGGAGTGCTGGTTGTTCTATTGCTGACGCGCCCCGAGATTGTATGGTGGGTGATGGGCGCATTGGCAGTTGGATTGGTCCTGGTTGCCGAACTGTTCAATACGGCATTGGAAGTATTGGCAGACCGCATTCATCCAGAACTGCACCCCGAGATTCGCGCGGTCAAGGACATCGCCGCCGGGGCAGTGCTCGTATCGAGTTTCGTAGCGCTGCTCGTTGCGGTGGCTTTTTTATTCAGATAA
- a CDS encoding phosphatase PAP2 family protein: MLRNWLEVRLLVAITAITSALWFFIEIAEDVVQGETRKIDLAILMVFRSAHDPTQAFGPAWLNEFVRDISGLGSLGVLILLVAAAVIFLLLIRKWRTALFTLIATFGGGLASFLLKEVFSRPRPDLVPLGTLDYHASFPSGHAMMSALVYLTLGALVARLTPGRWLKIYVMGIAAALSILIGVSRVYLGVHWPSDVLAGWAAGAAWALGCWLLAHVFNLGNGAKR; the protein is encoded by the coding sequence ATGCTTCGCAACTGGCTGGAAGTCCGCTTACTTGTTGCAATCACGGCCATCACCTCTGCGCTGTGGTTTTTTATCGAGATAGCCGAAGACGTGGTTCAGGGGGAAACCAGAAAAATCGATCTGGCAATCCTGATGGTTTTTCGTTCCGCCCATGACCCAACTCAAGCGTTTGGTCCCGCCTGGCTCAATGAATTTGTGCGCGACATCAGTGGATTGGGTAGTCTGGGCGTACTGATCTTGCTCGTTGCCGCGGCAGTTATTTTTCTGCTGCTTATTAGAAAATGGCGAACAGCGCTTTTCACGCTGATTGCGACATTTGGCGGCGGGCTGGCATCCTTCCTGCTGAAGGAAGTGTTCAGTCGCCCCAGACCAGACCTGGTCCCCCTGGGGACGCTTGACTATCACGCCAGCTTTCCGAGCGGCCACGCAATGATGTCGGCTTTGGTCTACCTGACCCTGGGTGCGCTGGTGGCACGCTTGACGCCAGGACGATGGTTAAAGATTTACGTCATGGGCATCGCCGCTGCCTTGTCCATCCTGATTGGCGTCAGCCGGGTCTATCTTGGCGTCCACTGGCCTAGCGATGTTCTGGCTGGCTGGGCTGCCGGTGCGGCCTGGGCACTCGGGTGCTGGCTGCTTGCCCACGTTTTCAATCTTGGCAATGGAGCGAAGCGATGA
- the maiA gene encoding maleylacetoacetate isomerase, with product MKLYSYYRSSASFRVRIALNLKGLPYEYLPVHLVRGGGEQMAPAYQAINPAGLVPALEDDGQLLSQSLAIIEYLEETHPSPALLPAKPADRAYVRAVALQVACEIHPLNNLRVLKYLKGTLGVSEEDKQAWYRHWVTSGFASLEKRLASDPHTGKLVYGDQPTIADLCLIPQVWNARRFDIALDAYPTIARIDEYAMTLEAFRKAEPAAQPDAE from the coding sequence ATGAAACTCTACAGTTACTATCGCAGCTCGGCCTCCTTCCGGGTCCGCATCGCCCTGAACCTGAAGGGCCTGCCGTACGAATACCTGCCGGTGCACCTGGTGCGTGGCGGCGGCGAACAGATGGCGCCCGCCTACCAGGCCATCAATCCGGCCGGCCTGGTGCCGGCGCTGGAGGATGACGGCCAGTTGTTGTCGCAATCGCTGGCGATCATCGAATATCTCGAGGAAACCCATCCTTCGCCGGCGCTGTTGCCGGCCAAACCTGCCGATCGCGCTTACGTGCGTGCCGTGGCGCTGCAGGTCGCCTGCGAAATCCATCCGCTGAACAACCTGCGCGTGCTGAAGTACCTGAAGGGCACGCTGGGTGTGTCGGAAGAGGACAAGCAGGCGTGGTACCGGCATTGGGTGACGTCAGGGTTTGCGTCGCTGGAAAAGCGGCTGGCAAGCGATCCGCATACCGGCAAGCTGGTGTACGGCGACCAGCCGACCATTGCCGATCTTTGCCTGATTCCGCAGGTATGGAATGCCAGGCGTTTCGACATTGCGCTGGATGCCTATCCGACGATTGCGCGCATCGATGAATACGCGATGACGCTGGAAGCATTCAGGAAAGCCGAGCCGGCGGCGCAGCCGGATGCGGAATAG
- the fahA gene encoding fumarylacetoacetase, which translates to MAKFDSTTAPSLKSWVESANAADCEFPIQSLPYGVFKTGDSAPRVGVAIGDRILDLAVLAEAGLLKCEAGVFAQPRLNDFIALGRTVWRGVREQISALLSHENQALQGNAGLREKALVAQADASMLLPVEVPGYTDFYSSKEHATNVGALFRDPKNALLPNWSELPIGYNGRASSVIVSGTPVRRPNGQIKLPDQERPIFGACRKLDIELETGFIVGVPNALGEPIPCEEAEQHIFGMVLLNDWSARDLQAWEYVPLGPFNAKTFATSISPWIVTMDALEPFRTAQPAQSPEPLPYLRHAGEHAFDIQLEALLKPQGKAEATTLAHTNFKYMYWSMAQQLAHHTVSGCNTRVGDLMGSGTLSGPTRDSLGALLEATLNGREPITLKTGEQRTFIEDGDELTLRGWCQGAGYRVGFGVCTGTILPAHLVK; encoded by the coding sequence ATGGCAAAATTCGATTCCACTACCGCACCTTCGCTGAAAAGCTGGGTTGAATCCGCCAACGCAGCGGATTGCGAATTCCCGATCCAGAGCCTGCCTTACGGCGTGTTCAAGACCGGCGATTCGGCGCCGCGCGTCGGCGTCGCCATCGGCGACCGCATCCTCGACCTGGCAGTGCTGGCCGAGGCCGGCTTGCTCAAGTGTGAAGCGGGCGTGTTCGCCCAGCCCCGGCTGAATGACTTCATCGCCCTCGGCCGCACGGTCTGGCGTGGCGTGCGCGAACAGATCAGCGCGCTGCTGTCGCATGAAAACCAGGCTCTGCAGGGCAATGCCGGCTTGCGCGAAAAGGCGCTGGTGGCGCAAGCCGATGCCAGCATGCTGCTGCCGGTCGAGGTGCCGGGTTACACCGATTTCTACTCCTCGAAAGAGCATGCCACCAATGTCGGCGCGCTGTTCCGCGATCCGAAGAATGCGCTGCTGCCGAACTGGTCGGAACTGCCGATCGGCTACAACGGCCGCGCCTCGTCGGTGATCGTCAGCGGCACCCCGGTGCGGCGTCCGAACGGCCAGATCAAGCTGCCGGACCAGGAGCGCCCGATCTTTGGCGCCTGCCGCAAGCTCGATATCGAACTGGAGACCGGCTTCATCGTCGGCGTGCCGAACGCGCTGGGCGAGCCGATTCCCTGCGAGGAAGCAGAGCAGCACATCTTCGGCATGGTGCTGCTGAACGACTGGAGCGCGCGCGACCTGCAGGCCTGGGAATACGTGCCGCTGGGCCCGTTCAATGCCAAGACCTTCGCTACCTCGATTTCGCCATGGATCGTGACCATGGATGCGCTCGAGCCGTTCCGCACGGCGCAGCCGGCGCAGTCGCCCGAGCCGCTGCCGTACCTGCGGCACGCCGGCGAACATGCCTTCGATATCCAGCTCGAAGCCTTGCTGAAGCCGCAAGGCAAGGCGGAAGCAACGACCCTGGCGCATACCAACTTCAAGTACATGTACTGGTCGATGGCGCAGCAACTGGCGCACCACACCGTATCCGGCTGCAATACCAGGGTAGGGGACCTGATGGGTTCCGGCACCTTGAGCGGACCGACGCGCGATTCGCTGGGCGCCCTGCTCGAGGCCACCCTGAACGGCCGCGAGCCGATCACCCTGAAAACCGGCGAGCAGCGCACATTCATCGAGGATGGCGATGAGCTGACCCTGCGCGGCTGGTGCCAGGGCGCGGGCTACCGCGTCGGCTTCGGCGTCTGCACCGGTACCATTCTTCCCGCCCATCTGGTAAAGTGA
- a CDS encoding VOC family protein: MQIERIHHVAYRCKDAKETVEWYVKYLDMRFILAIAENEVPSTKEPDPYMHVFLDAGMGNVLAFFELPTRPPMGRDQNTPLWTQHLALKVKSMDDLLEAKAKLEAGGIEVLGPTDHTIFKSIYFFDPNGHRIELCADTATPKMNKMLDDVKWDMLNEWAKTKKAPQHARWMHDGSFKGE; encoded by the coding sequence ATGCAGATCGAAAGAATTCATCACGTCGCCTACCGCTGCAAGGATGCCAAGGAAACCGTCGAGTGGTACGTCAAGTACCTGGACATGCGTTTCATCCTGGCGATCGCCGAGAACGAGGTGCCGTCCACCAAGGAACCCGATCCCTACATGCACGTCTTCCTCGACGCCGGCATGGGCAACGTGCTCGCCTTTTTCGAGTTGCCGACCCGTCCGCCGATGGGTCGCGACCAGAACACGCCGCTGTGGACGCAGCATCTGGCGCTGAAAGTGAAGTCCATGGACGACCTGCTGGAAGCCAAGGCCAAACTGGAAGCCGGCGGCATCGAAGTGCTCGGCCCGACCGACCATACCATCTTCAAGTCCATCTACTTCTTCGACCCGAATGGCCATCGCATTGAACTGTGCGCCGACACTGCCACGCCGAAGATGAACAAGATGCTCGACGACGTAAAGTGGGACATGCTCAACGAATGGGCGAAGACCAAAAAGGCGCCGCAGCATGCGCGCTGGATGCATGACGGCAGCTTCAAAGGAGAATGA
- a CDS encoding DUF2783 domain-containing protein, with protein MTIANNALTIPGLETVYDALATAIDQAGPDKTELFLVKLALLNANALGNADTFGAHVQAALRDL; from the coding sequence ATGACCATCGCCAACAACGCCCTGACCATCCCGGGCCTGGAAACCGTGTACGACGCGTTGGCCACCGCCATCGATCAGGCCGGTCCGGACAAAACCGAGCTGTTCCTCGTCAAACTGGCTTTGCTTAACGCTAATGCGCTGGGTAATGCCGACACCTTTGGCGCCCACGTCCAGGCCGCACTGCGCGACTTGTGA
- a CDS encoding FAD-dependent monooxygenase, whose amino-acid sequence MHQPTTEARPSIYYNYQVFKPWLPSAHPAQDRKKVVIAGSGPAGMVAALELARLGVPSVVVTAELQVSQGSRAIVFTRRSMEILQQVGVDARMTENGLPWLFGNSYYRGKRVFRMESARDADDRFFPMINIQQQYMEEYLIDACAANPLIDFRWGNKLVKVEQADKLAYVTIDTPEGPYTLETEWVVAADGGRSSIRTAMDLQMEGASYEGFFVIADIRVDLPLPTERLAFFDPEWNPGNTILMHREPHGIWRVDYQLPPGETPEEALKPESLKKRIDAQLAMIGHAGIAWEMDWNSVYSARTLTLPDYVHGRVIFTGDAAHLLPIFGVRGANTAFQDAQSLAWHLAFVIKGLASEKLLANHSAERVGAAREIIDEAGKSTRFMAPPSRGFRLLRDAVLSLSLTEEFVRPLYHWRTSRPHEYTHSALNSAGDDNALFKSGPAHGAPPQNIRLAANDFLLDHLGGGFDLLYFTDAAAMPDALQKVVADTRARGVPLRVIAVGAAQPVAGADLTLADADGHFRQRYGVLASGAAYLMRPDQHVCARWLTLDATRLQAALNIALPQ is encoded by the coding sequence ATGCATCAACCAACCACTGAAGCCCGTCCTTCCATCTATTACAACTACCAGGTGTTCAAGCCCTGGTTGCCGTCGGCCCATCCGGCGCAGGATCGTAAGAAAGTGGTCATCGCCGGCTCCGGCCCTGCGGGCATGGTGGCTGCACTGGAATTGGCGCGCCTGGGCGTGCCCAGCGTGGTGGTGACGGCGGAACTGCAGGTTTCCCAAGGCAGCCGCGCGATTGTCTTTACCCGCCGCTCGATGGAAATCCTGCAGCAGGTGGGCGTGGACGCGCGCATGACAGAAAATGGCTTGCCATGGCTTTTCGGTAATTCCTATTATCGCGGCAAGCGCGTATTCCGCATGGAATCCGCGCGCGATGCGGATGATCGCTTCTTCCCGATGATCAATATCCAGCAGCAGTACATGGAGGAATATCTCATCGATGCCTGCGCAGCCAATCCGCTGATTGATTTCCGCTGGGGTAACAAGCTTGTCAAGGTCGAGCAGGCCGACAAGCTTGCCTACGTCACCATCGATACGCCCGAAGGCCCCTACACGCTGGAGACCGAATGGGTGGTCGCCGCCGACGGCGGTCGTTCCAGCATCCGCACGGCCATGGATCTGCAGATGGAAGGCGCCTCTTACGAGGGTTTCTTCGTGATCGCCGACATCCGCGTCGATTTGCCGCTGCCGACCGAGCGCCTGGCCTTCTTCGATCCCGAATGGAACCCCGGCAACACCATCCTGATGCACCGCGAGCCGCATGGCATCTGGCGCGTGGATTATCAGCTGCCGCCCGGCGAAACACCGGAAGAAGCGCTCAAGCCGGAATCGCTGAAAAAACGCATCGACGCCCAGCTGGCCATGATCGGCCACGCCGGTATTGCCTGGGAGATGGACTGGAATTCAGTCTATTCCGCCCGCACCCTGACGCTGCCCGACTATGTGCATGGCCGCGTGATCTTCACCGGCGATGCCGCCCACCTGCTGCCGATTTTCGGCGTGCGCGGCGCCAACACTGCCTTCCAGGATGCACAATCGCTGGCCTGGCACCTGGCCTTCGTGATCAAGGGCCTGGCAAGTGAAAAGCTGCTGGCCAACCACAGCGCCGAGCGCGTCGGCGCAGCCCGTGAAATCATCGACGAAGCCGGCAAGAGCACGCGCTTCATGGCGCCGCCGAGCCGCGGCTTCCGCCTGTTGCGCGATGCCGTGCTGTCGTTGTCGCTGACCGAAGAATTCGTGCGTCCGCTCTACCACTGGCGCACCTCGCGTCCGCACGAGTACACTCATTCTGCGCTCAACAGCGCCGGCGACGACAACGCGTTGTTCAAGTCCGGTCCCGCCCACGGCGCGCCGCCGCAGAATATCCGCCTGGCAGCCAACGATTTCCTGCTGGATCACCTGGGTGGCGGCTTCGACTTGCTGTACTTCACGGATGCAGCAGCCATGCCCGATGCCTTGCAAAAGGTGGTGGCGGACACCCGTGCCCGCGGCGTGCCGCTGCGCGTGATCGCCGTCGGTGCGGCCCAGCCGGTGGCCGGCGCCGACCTGACCCTGGCGGACGCCGACGGCCACTTCCGCCAGCGCTACGGCGTGCTGGCCAGCGGCGCCGCCTACCTGATGCGCCCCGATCAGCACGTTTGCGCACGCTGGCTGACGCTGGACGCCACCCGCCTGCAAGCTGCCCTGAATATCGCTTTGCCCCAGTAA
- a CDS encoding MFS transporter, with amino-acid sequence MQQFPSGTQTPSSYTAATSAIEIERLVVGKVSKRLLWFIFLLFVFSFLDRINIGFAGLTMMKDLGLTTTQFGLATTLFYVAYIACGIPSNIVLARIGARIWIGSIMIAWGLASTATMFATDANTLYILRVLVGISEAGFLPGMLLYMTLWFPPAYRARANALFMIAMPVTAALGSAVSGYILAMDGIWDLKGWQWLFMLEGLPSAILGLVVFFYLDDKPEDAKWLSAEDKAVLARSLQAQRKPSADQAGAAAIETAGGRSLFAELTSLTVIKFAVAYFCLVNTLAMVAVWAPLIVKSFSANASNTTVGLLAAIPQVVTIIAMIWWGRHSDRKQERRWHLVLPMLAAAAGWMFTAMSGNPSIQMLGVCMASAGSYTAMSIFWTTPDQALSLKAQVIGIAVINAMGNISSALNPLVVGWLKDATQSFKAGLIYSAVLMMVGVVIVLLLPIARRQKTAAAIRA; translated from the coding sequence ATGCAACAATTCCCATCGGGAACTCAAACCCCATCCAGCTACACGGCAGCCACCAGCGCCATCGAGATCGAACGGCTCGTTGTCGGTAAAGTGTCCAAGCGCTTGCTTTGGTTCATTTTCCTGCTATTCGTCTTTTCCTTTCTGGATCGAATCAATATCGGCTTTGCCGGCTTGACCATGATGAAGGACCTGGGTCTGACGACGACCCAGTTCGGTCTGGCAACGACGCTGTTCTATGTCGCCTACATCGCTTGCGGCATTCCGAGCAACATTGTGCTGGCACGGATTGGTGCGCGGATCTGGATTGGCTCGATCATGATTGCCTGGGGCCTGGCGTCCACCGCGACCATGTTTGCGACCGATGCAAATACGCTCTATATCCTGCGCGTGCTGGTCGGTATTTCCGAGGCTGGTTTCTTGCCAGGCATGTTGCTGTACATGACACTGTGGTTTCCGCCGGCTTACCGCGCCCGTGCCAATGCCTTGTTCATGATTGCCATGCCGGTGACTGCCGCACTGGGTTCGGCGGTTTCCGGCTACATCCTGGCCATGGACGGCATCTGGGACCTGAAAGGCTGGCAATGGCTATTCATGCTGGAAGGCCTGCCTTCAGCCATCCTGGGCCTGGTCGTATTTTTCTACCTGGATGACAAGCCGGAAGATGCCAAGTGGCTGTCTGCGGAAGACAAGGCCGTGCTGGCGCGGAGCTTGCAGGCCCAGCGCAAGCCGTCCGCGGACCAGGCAGGCGCGGCTGCCATTGAGACCGCCGGTGGCCGCAGCCTGTTTGCCGAACTGACTTCGCTGACTGTCATCAAGTTTGCCGTTGCCTACTTCTGTCTCGTCAATACGCTGGCCATGGTAGCCGTCTGGGCGCCGCTCATCGTCAAGAGCTTCAGCGCCAATGCCAGCAATACCACGGTCGGCTTGCTGGCAGCGATCCCGCAGGTGGTGACCATCATTGCCATGATCTGGTGGGGCCGTCATTCCGACCGCAAGCAGGAGCGCCGCTGGCACCTGGTGCTGCCGATGCTGGCGGCGGCGGCGGGCTGGATGTTTACGGCAATGTCGGGCAACCCGAGTATCCAGATGCTGGGCGTGTGCATGGCGTCGGCCGGTTCCTATACTGCCATGTCGATTTTCTGGACGACGCCCGACCAGGCGCTGAGCCTCAAGGCGCAGGTCATCGGCATCGCCGTGATCAATGCGATGGGCAATATCAGCTCGGCGCTCAATCCGCTCGTCGTCGGCTGGCTGAAGGACGCCACGCAGAGCTTCAAGGCTGGCCTGATCTATTCGGCCGTGCTGATGATGGTCGGCGTCGTGATCGTGCTGCTGCTGCCTATCGCCCGGCGACAGAAAACGGCTGCGGCAATCCGCGCGTGA
- a CDS encoding helix-turn-helix transcriptional regulator has protein sequence MRYWQLDRPAPGGQIDLSHVTSLVAAIGCADATSFAGEVLNTLGDAAKISQCTIFAYEFGNRPRTVSVADRRGGRFLRDVADVYSKLFYVLDGNQGIVTNEPAAKPGGAIVMHRQTSDDITHAGYRAACYSDPNVCDRLSVLLQPADDIWLSVNLYRDRTYANFQQREIALVEALAPLIGHAAKHHYALHGQNQQGLPQLMLARLRSLCPTLAKRELDVVRGVLEGRTAIEIAEILGIKPASVITYQKRAYQRLGISSQRQLFALCLSTEKV, from the coding sequence ATGCGCTACTGGCAACTCGACCGTCCTGCGCCTGGCGGGCAAATCGACCTTTCCCATGTCACCAGCCTCGTGGCGGCCATCGGTTGTGCCGATGCGACTTCGTTTGCCGGAGAGGTGCTCAATACATTGGGCGACGCCGCGAAGATTTCACAGTGCACCATCTTCGCTTATGAATTTGGCAACCGTCCGCGTACCGTGTCGGTTGCGGATCGCCGGGGCGGGCGCTTTTTGCGCGATGTCGCCGACGTCTATTCAAAACTGTTTTATGTTCTCGATGGCAACCAAGGGATCGTCACAAACGAACCCGCCGCCAAGCCTGGCGGGGCCATCGTGATGCACCGGCAAACCAGCGACGACATCACGCATGCGGGTTATCGTGCAGCCTGTTACAGCGACCCCAATGTCTGCGACCGCTTGTCGGTGCTGCTGCAGCCGGCCGATGACATCTGGCTGTCAGTCAATCTTTACCGCGATCGCACTTATGCAAATTTCCAGCAGCGCGAAATTGCGCTGGTCGAGGCGCTGGCACCCTTGATAGGGCATGCAGCCAAACATCACTATGCCTTGCACGGCCAGAACCAGCAGGGCCTCCCCCAGTTGATGCTGGCGCGATTGCGCAGCCTTTGCCCCACGCTGGCCAAACGCGAACTGGATGTGGTGCGCGGCGTGCTGGAAGGTCGTACCGCCATCGAGATTGCCGAGATCCTGGGCATCAAGCCGGCCAGCGTCATTACCTATCAAAAGCGCGCCTACCAGCGGCTCGGCATTTCAAGCCAGCGCCAATTGTTCGCGCTTTGCCTCTCGACTGAAAAAGTCTGA
- the cobT gene encoding nicotinate-nucleotide--dimethylbenzimidazole phosphoribosyltransferase produces MHIPVINSIYDVSLSKLLDTAINNKTKPLGSLGALESLARQIGLIQRTEHPQLTKPAILVFAGDHGIVAENISAYPQSVTWQMVENFLAQGAAINVFARQNQCALHIIDAGVNHDFGPRKGLIHRKIAPGTRNFAQEAAMTPAECSRAMEHGMALVSAIEAKVIGFGEMGIGNTTAAAAIMHKLTGIPVANCVGAGTGLSTEGMLHKQRVIERAVAHHSSVTDPLDVLSTFGGFEIAMMVGAMLRAAERRMVLLIDGFIVTSALMIAARLQPAILDYCVFCHCSDENGHRQMLDHLGARPLLQLNLRLGEGTGCALALPLLQAAVNFMAEMATFESAQVHEKME; encoded by the coding sequence ATGCATATTCCAGTGATCAATTCCATTTATGATGTGTCGCTGTCGAAGCTCCTGGACACAGCCATCAACAACAAGACCAAGCCGCTTGGCAGTTTAGGCGCGCTCGAGTCCCTGGCCAGGCAGATCGGCCTGATTCAACGGACGGAACATCCGCAACTGACCAAGCCAGCCATCCTTGTATTTGCCGGAGACCATGGCATTGTCGCGGAAAATATCTCCGCCTATCCGCAAAGCGTGACATGGCAAATGGTGGAAAACTTTCTGGCGCAAGGCGCCGCGATCAATGTGTTTGCGCGCCAGAATCAGTGCGCATTGCACATCATCGATGCAGGCGTGAATCATGATTTCGGCCCGCGGAAAGGATTAATCCACCGGAAAATCGCTCCTGGCACGCGCAATTTTGCGCAGGAAGCAGCGATGACGCCTGCGGAATGCAGCCGCGCGATGGAACACGGCATGGCGCTGGTTTCCGCAATCGAAGCTAAGGTCATCGGCTTCGGCGAAATGGGGATTGGCAATACCACTGCGGCGGCGGCAATCATGCACAAGCTGACCGGCATTCCGGTCGCGAACTGTGTCGGCGCCGGGACGGGCCTGTCGACCGAAGGCATGTTACACAAGCAGCGCGTCATCGAGCGCGCGGTTGCCCATCACAGCAGCGTCACAGATCCGCTGGATGTACTGTCCACCTTTGGCGGCTTTGAAATCGCCATGATGGTCGGGGCAATGCTGCGGGCTGCCGAACGGCGCATGGTGCTGCTCATCGATGGCTTCATCGTGACCAGCGCATTGATGATTGCGGCGCGGCTGCAACCAGCCATTCTCGATTACTGTGTCTTTTGCCATTGTTCCGATGAGAATGGGCATCGACAGATGCTGGACCATCTCGGCGCGCGCCCGCTGCTGCAATTGAACTTGCGTCTCGGTGAGGGAACCGGTTGTGCGTTGGCGCTGCCGCTGCTGCAGGCCGCAGTGAATTTCATGGCGGAGATGGCAACTTTCGAATCAGCCCAGGTCCATGAGAAGATGGAATAG
- a CDS encoding adenosylcobinamide-GDP ribazoletransferase → MLQTANPSISLRARCIHQVRLFFVALQFFTRIPIPRWVGFDPAWLHHASRYYPLVGLVVAAATSAVYLLAALFLPQLVAVLLSTITGIYLTGAFHEDGFADVCDGFGGGMTPARVLEIMTDSRVGAYGAIGIGLLLLLKCATLFYLPVQAVIAALLIAHPLSRMISSVFIWRLDYVKGDGKAKPLAHRMSTAEMLIAALTAAMPILLMGFAGWISWYGILAGMAAAGLMSTWLGKIFMRRIGGYTGDCLGAVQQVAEVAFYLGVLACMGNGILH, encoded by the coding sequence ATGCTGCAAACTGCGAACCCGTCCATAAGCTTGCGCGCCCGGTGTATCCATCAGGTGCGCCTTTTTTTCGTCGCCCTGCAATTTTTCACCCGCATACCCATTCCGCGCTGGGTTGGCTTTGATCCGGCCTGGCTGCACCACGCTTCGCGCTACTATCCGCTAGTCGGCCTCGTGGTCGCGGCTGCCACAAGCGCCGTCTATCTGCTTGCGGCCTTGTTTTTGCCGCAACTGGTGGCCGTGCTGCTGTCCACCATTACCGGCATTTACCTGACGGGCGCGTTCCATGAAGACGGCTTCGCCGATGTCTGCGACGGCTTCGGCGGCGGCATGACGCCGGCGCGCGTGCTGGAAATCATGACGGATTCGCGGGTCGGCGCCTACGGCGCGATCGGCATCGGCCTGCTGCTGCTATTGAAATGCGCGACGCTCTTTTATTTGCCGGTGCAGGCGGTGATTGCCGCCTTGCTGATTGCGCATCCCTTATCGCGCATGATTTCAAGTGTCTTTATCTGGCGTCTCGATTACGTCAAAGGCGACGGCAAAGCCAAGCCGCTTGCGCACCGCATGTCCACGGCAGAAATGCTGATTGCCGCGCTCACCGCCGCCATGCCGATTCTGCTAATGGGTTTTGCGGGGTGGATTTCCTGGTATGGCATCCTCGCCGGCATGGCGGCTGCCGGACTGATGTCGACCTGGCTCGGCAAAATTTTCATGCGCCGCATCGGTGGCTATACCGGCGATTGTCTAGGCGCAGTGCAACAGGTCGCCGAAGTGGCCTTTTATCTCGGCGTGCTGGCTTGCATGGGCAATGGCATCCTGCATTGA